Proteins encoded within one genomic window of Triticum aestivum cultivar Chinese Spring chromosome 2D, IWGSC CS RefSeq v2.1, whole genome shotgun sequence:
- the LOC123052397 gene encoding F-box protein SKIP27: MAIGQTMPKGSLATSLSFPSSGSTRILGRKRVAVSPAPSPSGPHSPVRTLRKQRSIRFHMDDTICLLESLPQDVLVKVLCKVNHSDLRQLLLVSKPVSEATVVAKELHFAFATPSKASADAEEEDDGPGAPKQHRVARSRCRGMNLASVAVNLSESFSSLMSEV, from the exons ATGGCAATTGGACAGACCATGCCGAAGGGGTCTCTCGCCACGAGCTTGAGCTTCCCAAGCAGCGGCAGCACAAGGATTCTGGGGAGGAAGAGGGTCGCTGTTTCTCCGGCTCCAAGCCCCTCAGGCCCGCACTCCCCGGTTCGGACTCTGCGCAAGCAGCGCAGCATTAGGTTCCACATGGACGACACCATCTGCCTCCTTGAATCGCTGCCTCAAGATGTATTG GTCAAAGTCCTGTGCAAGGTGAACCACAGCGACCTGAGGCAGCTCCTCCTGGTGTCGAAGCCAGTCAGCGAAGCA ACAGTGGTTGCTAAGGAGCTGCATTTCGCCTTCGCGACGCCCTCGAAGGCCTCCgcggatgcggaggaagaagacgatggcccCGGGGCGCCCAAGCAACACAGGGTTGCACGGTCGCGCTGCCGGGGCATGAATTTGGCAAGCGTCGCCGTCAATCTGTCGGAGTCGTTCAGCAGCTTGATGTCAGAGGTGTAG